In a genomic window of Sutcliffiella sp. FSL R7-0096:
- the aspS gene encoding aspartate--tRNA ligase: MQGRTYNCGEVPQSSIGEVIELKGWVQKRRDLGGLIFLDLRDRTGIVQIVFNPDVSAEALQTAENVRNEYVLYIKGKVVARDEATVNPNLKTGAIEVQAETIEVLNAAKTPPFVLDNKTEVNEDIRLKYRYLDLRRPVMFDTLKMRHDVTRSIREFLNDQQFMEVETPILTKSTPEGARDYLVPSRVHPGEFYALPQSPQIFKQLLMVSGVERYYQIARCFRDEDLRADRQPEFTQVDIETSFLSQEEIIGMMEEMMRMVMKNTKGVDVPENFPRITYQDAMSRYGSDKPDTRFDMELVDLSEQVAECGFKVFSAAVNNGGQVKAINVKGAAGKYSRKDIDALTEYVAVYGAKGLAWLKVEAEGLKGPIAKFFNEEEQQGFIKSLDAEEGDLILFVADKKSVVADALGALRMKLGKELGLIDDSKFNFLWVTDWPLLEYDEEAGRYFAAHHPFTMPVREDLPLLATNPGEVRAQAYDLVLNGYELGGGSLRIYERDIQEKMFEVLGFSKEEATEQFGFLLEAFEYGTPPHGGIALGLDRLVMLLAGRTNLRDTIAFPKTASASCILTEAPSPVAGGQLDELHLSLAVKKE; this comes from the coding sequence ATGCAAGGAAGAACATATAACTGTGGCGAAGTACCACAATCATCAATCGGAGAAGTAATCGAATTAAAAGGGTGGGTGCAAAAGCGCCGTGACCTTGGAGGACTTATTTTCCTAGACCTTCGCGACCGTACTGGAATTGTTCAGATCGTGTTCAATCCCGATGTATCTGCAGAAGCTCTTCAAACAGCAGAAAATGTACGTAATGAATATGTTTTATATATAAAAGGGAAAGTGGTTGCACGTGACGAAGCCACTGTGAACCCTAATCTGAAAACAGGTGCGATCGAAGTCCAAGCGGAAACGATCGAAGTGCTGAACGCAGCAAAAACACCGCCATTCGTCCTAGACAACAAAACAGAAGTCAATGAAGATATACGGTTGAAATACCGTTATCTAGACCTTCGTCGTCCGGTGATGTTCGACACATTGAAGATGCGCCATGATGTGACACGCTCCATCCGTGAATTCCTAAATGACCAACAATTCATGGAAGTGGAAACACCTATCTTAACAAAAAGCACGCCAGAAGGGGCGCGCGATTACCTAGTACCAAGCCGTGTACACCCTGGTGAGTTCTATGCACTGCCACAATCCCCACAAATCTTTAAGCAACTTTTGATGGTTTCGGGTGTGGAACGCTATTATCAGATTGCCCGCTGCTTCCGTGATGAGGACCTTCGTGCAGACAGACAGCCTGAGTTCACACAAGTCGACATCGAAACATCATTCTTATCTCAAGAAGAGATCATCGGTATGATGGAAGAGATGATGAGAATGGTGATGAAGAATACCAAGGGAGTGGACGTTCCAGAAAACTTCCCGCGTATCACCTATCAGGATGCCATGAGCAGATACGGTTCCGATAAGCCGGACACCCGTTTTGACATGGAGCTCGTTGACCTTTCTGAACAGGTGGCAGAGTGTGGATTTAAAGTATTCAGTGCGGCCGTTAATAATGGTGGCCAGGTAAAAGCAATCAACGTCAAAGGAGCGGCAGGCAAGTACTCCCGTAAAGACATCGATGCCTTGACTGAATATGTTGCGGTATATGGAGCAAAAGGTCTAGCTTGGTTAAAGGTTGAAGCAGAAGGATTAAAAGGACCAATCGCAAAATTCTTCAACGAAGAAGAACAACAAGGCTTCATTAAATCCCTTGATGCTGAGGAAGGGGACTTGATCCTTTTTGTGGCTGATAAAAAGTCAGTGGTGGCCGATGCACTTGGCGCACTACGCATGAAGCTCGGAAAAGAGCTTGGCCTTATCGACGATAGCAAGTTCAACTTCCTATGGGTAACAGACTGGCCGTTACTGGAGTATGACGAAGAAGCGGGCCGCTACTTTGCCGCCCACCATCCATTTACGATGCCAGTACGTGAAGACCTTCCATTACTTGCAACAAATCCTGGTGAAGTCCGCGCACAAGCCTATGACTTGGTATTGAACGGATATGAACTCGGCGGAGGATCCCTACGTATTTATGAACGTGATATCCAAGAGAAAATGTTTGAAGTACTTGGATTCAGTAAAGAAGAGGCAACAGAACAATTCGGCTTCCTTCTTGAAGCATTCGAATACGGAACACCTCCACATGGTGGAATCGCGTTAGGCTTGGACCGTCTAGTCATGTTGTTAGCTGGCAGAACGAACCTGCGTGACACCATTGCATTCCCGAAAACAGCGAGTGCAAGCTGCATCCTTACAGAAGCTCCAAGTCCTGTAGCAGGTGGGCAATTAGACGAGCTACATTTGTCGCTGGCTGTCAAAAAAGAGTAG
- the hisS gene encoding histidine--tRNA ligase, protein MAIQIPRGTQDILPGTVEKWQYIEAKAKEICELYNYKEIRTPIFESTELFLRGVGDTTDVVQKEMYTFEDRGGRSLTLRPEGTASVARSYVNNKMFGSPTQPTKLYYIGQMFRYERPQAGRFRQFVQFGIEALGSDDPSIDAEVIALAVELYKSLGLNNLKVVINSLGDKESRQAHRDALINHFQPRINEFCGDCQGRLEKNPLRILDCKKDRDHELMATAPSILDYLNEESKVYFDKVVAYLSALGIQYEIDPNLVRGLDYYYHTAFEIMSTSEGFGAITTLCGGGRYNGLVQEIGGPETPGIGFALSIERLISAMEAENVKFPFEDSIDCYVVALGDKAKETAVKLLFDLRKAGIVAEKDYQDKKLKAQFKAADRLQAKYTIVFGDDELDKGVVSIKEMETGEQQEVSFKEAVAYIAEKKSRER, encoded by the coding sequence ATGGCAATTCAGATACCGCGTGGTACGCAGGATATTTTACCTGGTACGGTGGAGAAGTGGCAGTATATTGAGGCGAAGGCGAAGGAGATTTGTGAGCTTTATAATTATAAGGAGATTAGGACGCCGATCTTTGAGAGCACGGAGTTGTTCTTGAGAGGGGTTGGGGATACAACGGATGTGGTGCAGAAGGAGATGTACACCTTTGAAGACAGAGGTGGCAGAAGCCTGACACTTCGTCCGGAGGGAACGGCTTCAGTGGCGCGTTCTTATGTAAACAACAAAATGTTCGGTTCGCCGACACAACCGACAAAGCTTTACTACATCGGCCAGATGTTCCGATACGAGCGCCCACAGGCGGGCCGTTTCCGCCAGTTCGTCCAATTCGGAATAGAGGCACTCGGAAGTGATGATCCCTCCATTGATGCAGAAGTAATTGCTTTAGCAGTGGAATTATACAAAAGCTTAGGTCTTAACAACTTGAAGGTGGTCATCAACAGCTTGGGTGACAAAGAAAGCAGACAAGCACACAGGGATGCGCTGATTAATCATTTTCAACCGAGAATCAACGAATTTTGTGGCGATTGCCAGGGACGTCTGGAGAAGAATCCTCTTAGAATCCTTGATTGCAAGAAAGACCGCGATCACGAGTTGATGGCAACTGCGCCATCCATCCTTGATTACTTGAACGAGGAATCCAAGGTTTATTTTGACAAAGTGGTAGCTTACCTTTCCGCACTAGGCATTCAATATGAAATTGATCCGAACTTGGTGCGCGGACTTGATTACTATTACCACACAGCATTTGAAATCATGAGCACATCCGAAGGTTTTGGTGCCATCACGACTCTATGTGGTGGGGGACGATACAATGGATTGGTCCAAGAAATCGGCGGACCGGAAACACCTGGTATCGGATTTGCACTCAGCATCGAGCGCCTCATTTCAGCAATGGAAGCGGAAAATGTGAAGTTCCCGTTTGAAGATTCTATCGACTGCTATGTTGTTGCACTGGGAGACAAAGCGAAGGAAACAGCAGTGAAACTACTATTCGATTTAAGAAAAGCAGGAATTGTCGCGGAAAAAGACTATCAGGACAAAAAACTTAAAGCGCAATTCAAAGCGGCCGACCGCCTCCAAGCGAAATACACCATCGTCTTTGGGGATGATGAACTGGATAAAGGTGTTGTCTCCATAAAAGAAATGGAAACAGGTGAGCAACAGGAAGTTTCTTTTAAAGAAGCAGTTGCATACATCGCAGAAAAGAAAAGTAGGGAGAGATAA
- a CDS encoding RNA polymerase subunit sigma-70, whose amino-acid sequence MKFSDKHNRAYGSRDVFGVSFHDFIEKEKDSTYMELASEFGITMRDVKSLKKQLNRIQ is encoded by the coding sequence ATGAAATTCAGCGATAAACATAACCGTGCATATGGCAGTAGAGATGTTTTTGGGGTAAGCTTTCATGATTTTATTGAAAAGGAGAAGGATTCCACATACATGGAGCTTGCTTCGGAGTTCGGGATTACCATGCGTGACGTAAAGTCGTTAAAAAAACAATTGAACCGAATTCAATAA
- a CDS encoding SH3 domain-containing protein, with protein sequence MRHKLPIFLTALLLFTTIFSFMDASPAEANRTVVVATDVLNVRETPDADGVIISKVQRGESYPVVDSQGEWLKIQVSSTKAGWVASFLVTESSQGARSTASRAASDATVQVLTDDLRMRSGPGTNFSVVGYLHSSASTVQYLEENENWVKVHFDGVEGWVAKEYVTILAKKKEETAEQPEEPAEDANGQVAIITTDGLNIRSEPSTQSEVLGSLSNGQQVDVLAIRGDWLNISYNGTVGWIHRDYATIGTSSSGGQGGKTPKTGATIKVSGLNVRSEPSLNGKVLEQLSQGTAVTIINEKNNWCEIEYGNGETGWIAGWFLERSGVSNPVPSTSNEGTIVIVDDGTNIRNAPSTNANVVLRANEGEEFSIVGVEDNWYKIKLKDGSEAYVAGWIVATKGSTPNIARAGAEQYLSSKVIVIDPGHGGRDVGAIGVQGTLEKDLTLRTSLLLQDKLRAAGATVYMTRQHDTSVPLLARPQMANYHRADAFISVHYDSIDDSSVTGTTTFYYSHSDKTLADSVHSSLIQFTNLRDRSVRQENYLVLRESMQPSLLLELGYISNRGEELTVISGDFQERASTAIYQGLAQYFRGN encoded by the coding sequence TTGCGTCATAAACTACCTATTTTTCTTACTGCACTATTATTATTTACTACCATCTTTTCCTTCATGGATGCTTCACCAGCAGAGGCCAATAGGACTGTCGTGGTTGCGACAGATGTATTGAATGTCCGTGAAACCCCCGACGCGGACGGGGTTATCATTTCAAAAGTCCAAAGAGGAGAATCCTATCCTGTTGTGGACAGCCAAGGGGAATGGCTGAAGATACAAGTATCTTCGACCAAGGCCGGATGGGTTGCCTCATTCCTTGTAACAGAAAGCAGCCAAGGAGCCCGTTCTACCGCTTCAAGGGCGGCAAGTGATGCCACCGTACAAGTCCTGACAGACGATCTGAGAATGAGGTCAGGTCCCGGTACTAATTTTTCCGTGGTCGGCTATCTCCATTCTTCCGCTTCAACTGTCCAATATCTTGAAGAAAATGAAAACTGGGTAAAGGTTCATTTTGACGGTGTGGAAGGATGGGTCGCCAAAGAATACGTTACCATCCTGGCCAAAAAGAAAGAAGAAACTGCCGAACAGCCTGAGGAGCCAGCGGAAGATGCCAATGGGCAGGTTGCCATCATTACAACAGACGGACTGAACATCCGAAGTGAGCCTTCCACCCAAAGTGAGGTGCTGGGTTCCTTATCTAATGGACAACAGGTGGATGTATTGGCAATTCGTGGAGATTGGTTGAACATTTCTTATAATGGCACAGTAGGGTGGATTCACAGGGATTATGCAACGATTGGAACATCTAGTTCTGGAGGCCAAGGAGGGAAGACACCTAAAACTGGTGCAACCATCAAGGTGTCCGGACTGAATGTGCGAAGTGAACCATCACTTAATGGAAAAGTATTGGAGCAGCTTTCGCAAGGAACTGCAGTAACGATTATCAACGAAAAAAACAATTGGTGTGAAATTGAATACGGCAACGGGGAAACAGGCTGGATCGCAGGCTGGTTTCTGGAGCGAAGCGGCGTTTCTAATCCTGTTCCTTCCACAAGCAATGAAGGGACAATCGTGATCGTTGACGATGGCACCAATATTCGAAATGCGCCTTCCACTAATGCCAACGTAGTTCTGCGGGCAAATGAAGGGGAGGAATTTTCGATTGTCGGCGTAGAAGACAACTGGTATAAAATAAAGCTAAAAGATGGCTCAGAAGCATATGTTGCCGGTTGGATTGTCGCCACAAAAGGAAGCACGCCTAATATTGCTAGGGCTGGTGCAGAACAATACCTGTCAAGCAAGGTGATTGTAATCGATCCTGGGCATGGCGGCAGAGATGTTGGAGCGATAGGTGTACAAGGAACACTAGAGAAGGATTTAACGCTTAGAACCTCCTTGCTGTTGCAGGATAAGTTAAGAGCTGCCGGAGCGACCGTGTACATGACAAGGCAGCACGACACATCCGTCCCACTTCTGGCAAGGCCTCAAATGGCCAATTATCATCGTGCAGATGCTTTTATCAGCGTGCATTATGATAGCATCGATGATAGTAGCGTCACAGGCACCACCACCTTCTACTATAGTCATTCCGATAAAACGCTCGCGGACAGTGTGCATTCTTCTCTCATCCAGTTTACGAACCTGCGTGACCGTAGCGTTCGCCAGGAGAACTACCTGGTATTGAGAGAAAGCATGCAACCCTCCTTGCTTTTGGAATTAGGTTATATTAGCAACCGTGGAGAGGAATTAACGGTAATCTCCGGGGATTTTCAAGAGAGAGCTTCCACTGCCATCTACCAGGGATTGGCACAATATTTTAGGGGGAACTGA
- the dtd gene encoding D-aminoacyl-tRNA deacylase, with the protein MRVVLQRAKKAEVRVGGEVVGKIDRGLMLLVGVTHEDSPEDAAYVAEKVANLRIFEDDQDKMNLSLLDVDGQVLSVSQFTLYGDCRKGRRPNFMEAAKPDHAETIYEAFNEALRNKGVTVETGQFGAMMDVDFVNDGPVTLIVESK; encoded by the coding sequence ATGAGAGTGGTTTTACAGAGAGCGAAAAAAGCAGAAGTTCGTGTCGGTGGTGAGGTCGTCGGGAAAATCGATCGTGGATTGATGCTTCTCGTTGGCGTTACACATGAGGATTCCCCTGAAGATGCAGCCTATGTTGCCGAAAAGGTGGCCAACCTGCGTATTTTCGAGGATGATCAAGACAAGATGAATCTGTCCTTGCTGGATGTGGATGGGCAGGTCCTTTCCGTATCCCAGTTCACCTTATATGGAGACTGCCGCAAAGGGCGCCGTCCCAACTTCATGGAGGCAGCCAAGCCAGACCATGCAGAAACCATCTATGAAGCGTTTAACGAAGCGTTGCGCAATAAAGGCGTGACAGTGGAAACCGGCCAGTTCGGTGCGATGATGGACGTGGATTTTGTAAATGATGGACCGGTGACGTTGATTGTGGAGAGTAAATGA